One genomic region from Athalia rosae chromosome 3, iyAthRosa1.1, whole genome shotgun sequence encodes:
- the LOC105686355 gene encoding uncharacterized protein LOC105686355 encodes MNASRMMISLVRSYASQKRWKLYSKPKNPGIQRRLAALENDPENDVEAIEDLDLENLESDFMKAHHSYDAHKKDEAKSKELLKLRIVARKYFKDVQPSFLTYVEKEQIRFLHDSDPVEYTPEKLSESFPSLPGTIRKVLRARWTAKTADRVLKHDQHVIENWKKFKLGELPLEPKLREHLEKFRNRQISLPRREEIEEKLIPPPYNFPKPQSQLYSGLIRSYVDARKDDSSNKCLTENSENDSKIDSNIKHMDPKYSEVNSSSINLGKLEFDKRFGKEVAIIKDKKVSPTSNKKFSTLDEFLKTAVQNAGDTPSREDQAIMEIYKQNINLAVTSNNEIDPVKTSHTANKRLSLENTDYSNTKKFDSMISSKKDTQVTVEPPNEPQSLYAIEDSNNFALKTFVKERKNKVSDELEHYPETIVIPKRQRSKEKVYRLRDCYYDYDGEFLYRVPGLDD; translated from the exons ATGAATGCTAGCAGAATGATGATAAGTCTAGTAAGATCATATGCTAGTCAGAAGAGGTGGAAACTTTATAGCAAACCAAAAAATCCTGGGATACAAAGAAGGTTAGCAGCGCTAGAAAATGATCCAGAAAACGACGTAGAAGCAATCGAAGATTTGGATTTAGAGAACTTAGAATCAGATTTTATGAAAGCCCATCATTCCTATGATGCTCACAAAAA GGACGAGGCCAAGAGTAAAGAGCTACTGAAACTTCGTATTGTTGCTAGAAAGTACTTCAAGGATGTGCAACCAAGTTTTTTGACTTATGTTGAAAAAGAGCAAATACGGTTTTTACACGACAGCGATCCAGTGGAATACACGCCGGAGAAATTGAGCGAAAGTTTTCCGTCATTACCTGGCACAATAAGAAAAGTTCTTCGGGCAAGGTGGACAGCAAAGACAGCGGACCGAGTATTGAAACACGATCAACATGTgattgaaaattggaaaaaattcaaacttggAGAACTACCTTTAGAGCCAAAACTCAGAGaacatttggaaaaatttcgtaacAGACAAATTAGTTTACCACGCAGAgaggaaatagaagaaaaactaaTTCCTCCGCCATACAACTTCCCAAAACCGCAAAGTCAGTTGTATTCTGGACTTATAAGAAGTTATGTTGATGCAAGAAAAGATGACAGTTCAAACAAGTGTTTGACTGAAAACAGTGAAAATGATTCCAAAATAGATTCGAACATCAAGCACATGGACCCAAAGTATTCTGAAGTAAATTCAAGCAGTATAAACCTTGGGAAACTTGAGTTTGATAAAAGATTTGGAAAAGAAGTAGCCATCATCAAAGATAAGAAAGTTTCACCGACAAgtaacaagaaattttcaactttggaTGAGTTTTTGAAGACAGCAGTACAGAATGCAGGTGATACACCTTCACGGGAAGATCAGGCTATCATGGAGATATATAAGCAGAATATTAATTTGGCGGTGACTTCAAATAACGAAATCGACCCTGTAAAAACTTCACATACTGCTAATAAACGATTATCTCTTGAGAATACGGATTACTCAAATACGAAGAAATTCGATTCAATGATATCGAGCAAAAAGGATACCCAGGTGACGGTAGAACCACCAAATGAGCCTCAAAGTTTGTATGCAATCGAAGATTCTAATAATTTCGCGCTAAAAACTTTTgtgaaggaacgaaaaaacaaagttaGTGATGAGCTGGAACACTATCCGGAAACCATTGTCATCCCCAAACGGCAACGTAGTAAAGAAAAAGTGTATCGATTACGGGACTGCTATTACGATTATGATGGAGAATTTCTATACAGAGTACCTGGCTTAGATGACTAA
- the LOC105686357 gene encoding uncharacterized protein LOC105686357 isoform X1 yields MQIFSSGVFYLVSMAFEQLERALDSLSKSVSHFHVGADSIDDLKPLEVRISDLRKLMKVQKTHWQMVNAKIHANSVTENPQEDISTTISNSRKKISHLQTDSQAIGLCLYSLAIHDMVYKEKPNRNFKEQVLGYMKRLFVLNDSLLSIHQRMEALRIEELDLKIECQKELFNYRQFLRDQENLLDRNLQETNPEIVKNKTKLLLKLRKINVMKRLTTAILSTSGTLVREKPFLFNMMKKHREIINIETIIEMTRDAAAFSDTR; encoded by the exons ATGCAG ATTTTTTCAAGTGGAGTTTTTTACCTGGTCAGCATGGCTTTTGAACAATTAGAACGGGCATTGGACTCACTCTCCAAATCTGTTTCACATTTTCACGTTGGAGCAGATTCAATTGATGACTTGAAGCCTTTGGAAGTTCGAATATCAGATTTGAGGAAACTTATGAAAGTACAAAAAACTCACTGGCAAATGGTCAATGCTAAAATTCACGCAA actCGGTAACTGAAAATCCACAAGAAGATATTAGTACTACAATTAGCAATTCacgtaaaaaaatatcgcatttaCAAACTGATAGTCAGGCAATTGGTCTGTGCCTTTACAGCCTTGCTATCCATGATATGGTATATAAAGAGAAACCTAATCGAAATTTTAAAGA ACAAGTATTGGGCTACATGAAGAGGTTGTTTGTATTAAATGACTCATTACTATCGATACATCAAAGAATGGAGGCCCTGCGGATAGAAGAATTGGATCTAAAAATAGAATGCCAAAAAGAGTTATTCAACTACCGCCAGTTCTTACGGGACCAGGAAAATCTTCTTGACAGAAACCTACAGGAAACAAACCCTGAAATTGTAAA aaataaaacaaagttattgctgaaattgagaaaaataaatgtgatGAAACGGCTGACCACAGCCATTTTATCCACTTCCGGGACACTTGTGAGAGAAAAGCCATTCTTATTCAATATGATGAAAAAGCACAGGGAAATAATCAATATTGAAACAATTATTGAAATGACTCGTGACGCAGCAGCATTCTCTGATACAAGATAA
- the LOC105686357 gene encoding uncharacterized protein LOC105686357 isoform X2 yields MAFEQLERALDSLSKSVSHFHVGADSIDDLKPLEVRISDLRKLMKVQKTHWQMVNAKIHANSVTENPQEDISTTISNSRKKISHLQTDSQAIGLCLYSLAIHDMVYKEKPNRNFKEQVLGYMKRLFVLNDSLLSIHQRMEALRIEELDLKIECQKELFNYRQFLRDQENLLDRNLQETNPEIVKNKTKLLLKLRKINVMKRLTTAILSTSGTLVREKPFLFNMMKKHREIINIETIIEMTRDAAAFSDTR; encoded by the exons ATGGCTTTTGAACAATTAGAACGGGCATTGGACTCACTCTCCAAATCTGTTTCACATTTTCACGTTGGAGCAGATTCAATTGATGACTTGAAGCCTTTGGAAGTTCGAATATCAGATTTGAGGAAACTTATGAAAGTACAAAAAACTCACTGGCAAATGGTCAATGCTAAAATTCACGCAA actCGGTAACTGAAAATCCACAAGAAGATATTAGTACTACAATTAGCAATTCacgtaaaaaaatatcgcatttaCAAACTGATAGTCAGGCAATTGGTCTGTGCCTTTACAGCCTTGCTATCCATGATATGGTATATAAAGAGAAACCTAATCGAAATTTTAAAGA ACAAGTATTGGGCTACATGAAGAGGTTGTTTGTATTAAATGACTCATTACTATCGATACATCAAAGAATGGAGGCCCTGCGGATAGAAGAATTGGATCTAAAAATAGAATGCCAAAAAGAGTTATTCAACTACCGCCAGTTCTTACGGGACCAGGAAAATCTTCTTGACAGAAACCTACAGGAAACAAACCCTGAAATTGTAAA aaataaaacaaagttattgctgaaattgagaaaaataaatgtgatGAAACGGCTGACCACAGCCATTTTATCCACTTCCGGGACACTTGTGAGAGAAAAGCCATTCTTATTCAATATGATGAAAAAGCACAGGGAAATAATCAATATTGAAACAATTATTGAAATGACTCGTGACGCAGCAGCATTCTCTGATACAAGATAA